In one window of Frigoriglobus tundricola DNA:
- a CDS encoding ABC transporter substrate-binding protein: MTAPSRARRSAHRLLAAVAGLMTAFAIGAVGQPPGEEEDPKGGVKKKVVVEDDPTVKPKGNAGPGTAPNVRLDELVRGAEEATLPAVKQFYAKYAVPFDRLTAKGEVSRIKPIPVPRGERLPVQFGVQRLGDNGQIGDVQGVNASDVSKLEYYEELVLADAKAVLEQKPFGTKAGTQGWSAQDQLAAVERVTAAALRFHDYARENPRERPIRKGKGWEDFRKPLVETLREVRLAQLRSAVTASDWARVRETGSRLMLLYPKDNGVAEEVASARVLEAKRLLASEKHFDHVKARELLDEYEARYPGGGGEPVRALRAEITAQAQKAFTRAKDKKAVNDLSTARDALAQAAALDPTIPGLRDMQRDLKAGYQTLYVGVRDYPEKMSPITARLDSEKQVVELLFEGLLSEVPDDGGGARYRPGAALAMPTVVPNGREFVLRTQERNAASPFAFESHDVVSTLKFLQSRPDTWAAYPLAWLDDLPTPKDNTTVRITFKQGHPDPRALLTFKLLPAKWMTDNNKPVDDAGFAEKPFGTGPYKLHINPRADGSAAREMVFVDNPLYGRWRDRINQPNIKEIRLVEVSKLPSAVDSFRQGSLHILTDVPTAELDKFMSPEANLGNKVQAYTATNNRRVHLLAVNHRRPQMQSKALRQGLSLAIDRDAILNEVFRAGKGDLHKAMGGPFPPRSWASPKGAGGTPAPLVNRDLAITKLKAYLGDMGAKTDVTLSYPERDPLAALACNKIKAQVEGLFKDLPGRKLTILLEPLPVHDLLLRVEDEHRYDLAYVPFEYPDDWYPYALGAMLDPLAAERGGRNWMGFLQKGTGADDQDARLGQLLTELRAYRDFGQVATKSVEVHKLFNESVPFVPLWQLDRHILVHNSVKVFVDDSDTPVSPRALNPTTLFQGIARWRLEG, encoded by the coding sequence ATGACCGCTCCGTCGCGCGCCCGCCGTTCCGCGCACCGGCTTTTGGCCGCCGTCGCCGGCCTGATGACCGCGTTCGCAATCGGGGCCGTCGGCCAGCCGCCGGGAGAAGAGGAAGACCCGAAAGGCGGGGTGAAGAAAAAGGTGGTCGTCGAGGACGACCCGACCGTTAAGCCGAAAGGCAACGCCGGGCCCGGCACGGCCCCGAACGTGCGGCTCGACGAACTCGTGCGCGGCGCGGAGGAGGCGACGCTCCCCGCGGTCAAACAGTTCTACGCCAAGTACGCCGTCCCCTTCGACCGGTTGACCGCGAAGGGCGAGGTGAGTCGCATTAAGCCCATTCCTGTGCCCCGCGGCGAGCGGTTACCGGTGCAGTTCGGGGTGCAAAGGCTGGGCGACAACGGACAGATCGGCGACGTTCAAGGCGTGAACGCGTCCGACGTGTCGAAGCTCGAATACTACGAGGAGCTGGTGCTGGCCGACGCGAAAGCGGTTCTGGAACAGAAGCCGTTCGGAACCAAAGCCGGCACGCAAGGGTGGTCGGCCCAGGACCAACTCGCTGCGGTAGAGCGGGTCACGGCGGCGGCGCTGCGATTTCACGATTACGCCCGCGAGAACCCCCGCGAGCGCCCCATCCGGAAGGGCAAGGGCTGGGAGGACTTCCGCAAGCCGCTCGTCGAGACGCTGCGCGAGGTCCGCCTCGCCCAGCTCCGCAGCGCCGTGACCGCGAGCGACTGGGCGCGGGTGCGCGAAACCGGCAGCCGGCTCATGCTCCTCTACCCGAAGGACAACGGCGTGGCGGAGGAGGTGGCTTCCGCCCGGGTTCTGGAGGCGAAACGGTTGCTCGCGTCGGAGAAGCACTTCGACCACGTCAAGGCGCGCGAGCTGCTCGACGAGTACGAGGCCCGCTATCCGGGGGGCGGCGGCGAACCCGTTCGCGCGCTTCGCGCGGAAATAACGGCACAGGCCCAGAAAGCGTTCACGCGGGCGAAAGACAAAAAGGCGGTGAACGACTTGTCCACCGCCCGCGACGCGCTCGCGCAAGCCGCCGCTCTCGACCCGACCATCCCCGGCCTGCGCGACATGCAGCGCGATCTGAAGGCCGGGTACCAGACGCTCTACGTCGGCGTCCGCGACTACCCGGAAAAGATGTCGCCGATCACGGCGCGGTTGGACAGCGAGAAGCAGGTGGTGGAGCTACTCTTCGAGGGGCTCCTCAGTGAGGTGCCGGACGATGGCGGCGGCGCCCGATACCGGCCCGGTGCGGCGCTCGCCATGCCAACTGTGGTGCCGAACGGCCGCGAGTTCGTTCTGCGCACCCAGGAGCGCAACGCGGCCAGCCCCTTCGCGTTCGAGTCCCACGACGTGGTCAGTACGCTCAAGTTCCTTCAATCGCGTCCGGACACCTGGGCCGCGTACCCGTTGGCGTGGTTGGACGACTTGCCCACTCCCAAAGACAACACGACGGTGCGGATCACCTTCAAACAGGGGCACCCGGACCCGCGGGCGCTGCTCACCTTCAAGCTCCTGCCCGCGAAGTGGATGACGGACAACAACAAGCCGGTGGACGACGCCGGGTTCGCCGAAAAGCCGTTCGGCACCGGACCGTACAAGTTGCACATCAACCCGCGGGCGGACGGCAGCGCGGCCCGCGAGATGGTGTTCGTCGATAACCCGCTGTACGGCCGCTGGCGCGATCGGATCAACCAGCCGAACATCAAGGAGATCCGCCTCGTGGAAGTGTCCAAGCTCCCCAGCGCCGTGGACTCGTTCCGACAGGGAAGCCTGCACATTTTGACCGATGTGCCGACGGCCGAACTGGACAAGTTCATGAGCCCGGAGGCCAACCTGGGCAACAAGGTCCAGGCGTACACCGCGACGAACAACCGGCGCGTTCACCTGCTCGCGGTGAACCACCGGCGCCCGCAGATGCAGAGCAAGGCACTGCGACAGGGCTTGTCGCTGGCCATCGACCGCGACGCGATCCTGAACGAGGTGTTTCGCGCGGGCAAGGGGGACCTCCACAAGGCGATGGGCGGTCCGTTCCCGCCGAGGAGCTGGGCCAGCCCGAAGGGTGCGGGCGGGACCCCGGCCCCGCTCGTGAACCGTGACCTCGCGATCACCAAACTGAAGGCCTACCTCGGCGACATGGGCGCGAAGACCGACGTGACGCTCTCGTACCCCGAGCGCGACCCGCTGGCGGCGCTGGCGTGCAACAAGATCAAGGCCCAGGTGGAGGGACTGTTCAAAGACCTACCCGGCCGGAAGCTGACGATTCTGCTCGAACCGCTCCCCGTCCACGATTTGCTGCTCCGCGTGGAAGACGAGCACCGCTACGACCTCGCGTATGTGCCGTTCGAGTACCCCGACGACTGGTACCCGTACGCTCTGGGCGCGATGCTCGATCCGCTCGCGGCGGAGCGCGGCGGGCGGAACTGGATGGGGTTCCTGCAGAAGGGCACGGGCGCCGACGACCAGGACGCGCGCCTGGGCCAGCTCCTCACCGAATTGCGCGCGTACCGTGACTTCGGCCAGGTCGCAACCAAGTCGGTCGAAGTACACAAGCTGTTCAACGAGAGCGTCCCGTTCGTTCCGCTCTGGCAACTCGACCGGCACATTCTGGTTCACAACAGCGTGAAGGTGTTCGTCGATGACTCCGACACGCCGGTCAGCCCGCGTGCGCTGAACCCGACCACGCTGTTCCAGGGCATCGCCCGCTGGCGGCTGGAGGGGTAA
- a CDS encoding TIGR02996 domain-containing protein, giving the protein MRTHPDADAFMRAYLEQPADATARRVFADWLEETGEPHSTAWAHYIRLKVEADRYAPNRPEQRLLSKRSEGYARQIRSRLVVSAKCVVHHHRALEQLLPLHRITVRLQNFRPDPRCLLLLLGHIARTNLALPIGLDDQGLILIVSDFSNSSKRFIMELKNLLCMPVFAVQGIREEIERAIAEVYPVPQSSRFSAALN; this is encoded by the coding sequence GTGCGCACACACCCCGACGCCGACGCGTTCATGCGGGCGTACCTGGAGCAGCCCGCCGACGCGACGGCGCGGCGGGTCTTCGCGGACTGGCTCGAAGAGACGGGCGAACCGCACAGCACCGCGTGGGCGCACTACATCCGCCTCAAGGTCGAGGCCGATCGATACGCACCGAACCGTCCTGAGCAACGTTTACTGAGCAAACGATCCGAAGGGTATGCGCGGCAGATTCGCTCGCGGCTCGTCGTCTCCGCGAAGTGTGTCGTCCACCACCACAGAGCACTCGAGCAACTCCTGCCACTTCACAGAATCACAGTTCGGTTGCAAAACTTCCGCCCAGACCCCAGGTGCCTTCTATTGTTACTCGGACACATCGCGCGCACTAATTTGGCATTACCTATTGGCCTAGATGATCAAGGACTTATATTAATTGTGTCTGACTTTTCTAATAGTAGCAAGCGATTTATTATGGAATTGAAAAACCTACTCTGCATGCCTGTCTTTGCAGTTCAAGGAATCCGAGAGGAGATTGAACGCGCCATTGCAGAGGTCTACCCGGTTCCTCAGTCATCTCGTTTTTCAGCCGCGCTTAACTGA